In Mytilus trossulus isolate FHL-02 chromosome 14, PNRI_Mtr1.1.1.hap1, whole genome shotgun sequence, a genomic segment contains:
- the LOC134695644 gene encoding dynein axonemal assembly factor 6-like: protein MDGIMPRDSLFQLRDMFVPPDQGDDSDSDIDDSPIGGVNKLGPGDLGPQKKEAAPKGIEKTQKKKTKDIWDDDEVVEGSEYDTIYDPRPQPDYDIIYKQAITSEDMFLQMGNKNNATASCEDMVVKIELPGTKGSDIELDVKSKFLDCRTPRSKLGLHLPHPVDHKAGKAQWDADKHVLTVTLRMVRDYDDFNF, encoded by the exons ATGGATGGTATTATGCCGAGAGATTCTTTGTTCCAGCTCCGTGATATGTTTGTGCCACCGGACCAAGGAGATGATTCTGACAGTGACATTGATGATTCA ccaatAGGTGGAGTGAACAAATTAGGCCCAGGAGACCTTGGCCCACAGAAGAAAGAAGCAGCACCAAAAGGAATAG AGAAGacacagaagaaaaaaacaaaagatatttgGGACGATGATGAAGTGGTGGAGGGATCAGAGTATGACACAATATATGACCCACGGCCTCAACCAGA ttaTGATATTATTTACAAACAAGCAATAACCTCAGAAGACATGTTTCTACAGatgggaaataaaaataatgccACTGCTAGCTGTGAAGATATGGTG GTGAAAATAGAATTACCAGGCACCAAAGGCTCAGATATAGAATTAGATGTCAAATCTAAATTTTTAGATTGTAGAACACCCAGAAG tAAACTAGGACTACATCTTCCACATCCTGTTGACCACAAGGCAGGGAAAGCACAGTGGGATGCTGACAAACATGTATTAACAGTTACATTACGGATGGTCAGAGATTatgatgattttaatttctga